The following proteins are co-located in the Silene latifolia isolate original U9 population chromosome 1, ASM4854445v1, whole genome shotgun sequence genome:
- the LOC141600563 gene encoding uncharacterized protein LOC141600563: MAGEEDKQATNSTKSNLHPVYTVSNIQHKVRVLDGTKVTYAQWVKLFTLHAKGYKVLDHINGAPPPATTDPTYESWSEIDAHVLQWIYGTLSDDLLARVLEDNSTALQAWTRVKNIFLNNKGSQSSAALEHEFDNLKLESMPSLDAYCQKLSELAGQLKDVDASMTEQRLVLQLVRGLPPSYDTVASYIHQTLPNFETAHRMLQLEQHRKAARDTPSSAEVLVAPSSPTRDTSKWSEQPKETSCNNHRGNGGRMNSQRGSNSRGGRNNQGGNTAPAAPDSSPTAQWVPNSWMGPSPPPPYPYPAASGWVQPWHGPWPSPFPPPQARPQSTHSRPCSGQQQAQAYITELGALMGLNSEFQATSVEQGDGQWFMDTGDSSHLTSDAGPSDWNYDTEEQYDFEEQ; encoded by the exons ATGGCCGGCGAGGAAGACAAACAAGCCACCAACAGTACCAAATCGAACCTTCATCCCGTCTATACAGTCTCAAACATACAGCATAAAGTTCGAGTCCTCGATGGCACAAAGGTTACTTATGCTCAATGGGTCAAGCTTTTCACCCTTCATGCCAAGGGCTACAAGGTGTTGGACCACATAAATGGTGCCCCACCACCAGCCACCACTGACCCGACTTACGAGTCGTGGTCTGAAATTGATGCGCACGTATTGCAGTGGATCTATGGCACCTTGTCTGATGATCTTCTTGCGCGTGTTCTCGAGGACAATTCAACTGCCCTCCAAGCGTGGACTCGTGTTAAGAACATTTTCCTCAATAACAAGGGGTCTCAGAGCAGCGCTGCACTGGAGCACGAATTCGATAACCTAAAGCTTGAATCCATGCCTTCTCTTGACGCTTACTGTCAAAAGCTTAGTGAATTGGCTGGGCAATTGAAGGATGTCGATGCCAGCATGACGGAACAACGGCTAGTCCTACAACTTGTGCGTGGCCTGCCTCCTTCCTATGACACAGTTGCCTCATACATCCATCAAACCCTTCCCAATTTCGAAACCGCTCACCGCATGCTCCAGTTAGAGCAACACAGGAAGGCTGCTCGTGACACTCCTTCCTCTGCGGAAGTGCTTGTTGCCCCTTCCTCCCCCACCAGAGACACATCCAAGTGGTCAGAGCAGCCGAAGGAAACTTCGTGCAACAACCACCGTGGCAATGGCGGTCGGATGAACAGCCAGCGGGGATCAAACTCCAGGGGTGGGCGAAACAATCAAGGTGGAAACACGGCCCCTGCTGCCCCTGATTCTTCGCCTACTGCTCAGTGGGTCCCCAACTCATGGATGGGACCGTCACCCCCTCCACCGTATCCCTACCCTGCTGCATCCGGGTGGGTTCAACCTTGGCATGGACCATGGCCTTCACCATTCCCACCACCACAGGCTCGCCCGCAATCTACTCATTCACGGCCATGCTCTGGACAGCAGCAAGCACAGGCATACATCACTGAGCTAGGAGCTCTTATGGGACTGAACAGTGAGTTTCAGGCCACATCCGTAGAACAAGGTGATGGACAGTGGTTTATGGACACCGGGGACTCCTCTCACTTGACTTCCGATGCAG GACCTTCGGACTGGAACTACGATACTGAGGAGCAATACGATTTTGAGGAGCAATAG
- the LOC141600556 gene encoding 1,4-alpha-glucan-branching enzyme 2-2, chloroplastic/amyloplastic-like, producing MVCTLSGIALPSSVPYVHQLSGSNLFGSIRSSSLPFFLNSNVNNTRKIFAQKSSYDPDSLSATLAESQKVLVPGGEVEGPSFDDTMESNPVINDLEGVHTLDVHRMKADQTSKGEKEHLKANVVVEEQQDFEAGSSIPQVTAVRNYVSKREIPPTGDGQRIYEIDSRLKNHRTHLDYRYSMYRRLREEINRFEGSLEAFSRGYEKLGFTRSETGITYREWAPGATTASLIGDFNNWNPNADVMTRNEFGVWEIFLPNSADGSPAIPHGSRVKIRMDTPSGIKDSIPAWIKFAVQPPGEIPYDGIYYDPPDEEKYVFKHPQPNRPKSLRIYECHIGMSSTEPKINTYANFRDDVLPRIKKLGYNAVQIMAIQEHAYYASFGYHVTNFFAPSSRFGTPEDLKSLIDKAHELGLVVLMDVVHSHASNNTLDGLNMFDGTDSHYFHSGPRGYHWMWDSRLFNYGNWEVLRYLLSNARWWLEEYKFDGFRFDGVTSMMYTHHGLQMAFTGNYEEYFGFASDVDAVIYLMLVNDMIHGLYPEAISIGEDVSGMPTFCLPTRDGGVGFDYRLHMAIADKWIELLQLRDEDWRMGDIVFTLTNRRWGENCVSYAESHDQALVGDKTIAFWLMDKDMYDFMALDRPSTPRIDRGIALHKMIRLITMALGGEGYLNFMGNEFGHPEWIDFPRCDQRLPTGKFVTGNNNSYDKCRRRFDLGDADYLRYHGLQEFDRAMQHLEGTYGFMTSEHQYISRKDEGDRIIVFERGNLVFVFNFHWSNSYFDYRVGCLKPGKYKIVLDSDDSLFGGFNRLDHSAEYFTFEGHYDNRPRSFLVYTPSRSAVVYALVEDEVKPAEI from the exons ATGGTGTGTACATTGTCAGGAATTGCATTGCCTTCTTCTGTTCCTTATGTTCATCAGCTTTCCGGGTCGAATTTATTTGGCAGTATCAGAagttcttcccttcctttctttcTTAACAGCAATGTAAACAACACTA GGAAGATCTTTGCTCAAAAGTCCTCGTATGATCCTGATTCTCTGTCAGCAACACTGGCTGAATCTCAAAAAGTACTTGTTCCTGGTGGTGAGGTTGAAGGTCCCTCATTTGATGATACTATGGAATCTAATCCAGTCATCAACGACCTAGAG GGCGTCCACACTTTAGATGTACATAGAATGAAAGCTGATCAGACTAGCAAGGGAGAAAAGGAACATCTAAAAGCCAATGTTGTGGTTGAGGAACAGCAAGATTTTGAGGCTGGCTCTTCTATTCCTCAAGTGACAGCAGTGAGAAATTATGTGTCCAAAAGAGAGATTCCTCCAACTGGTGATGGGCAGAGAATATATGAAATTGATTCACGTTTGAAAAATCACCGTACTCACCTTGATTACCG CTATTCAATGTACAGGAGATTGCGCGAAGAAATTAACAGATTTGAAGGTAGCCTGGAGGCATTTTCTCGTGGATATGAAAAACTGGGTTTCACCCGCAG TGAAACAGGGATAACATATAGAGAATGGGCCCCGGGAGCAACG ACGGCATCATTAATTGGAGATTTCAACAACTGGAACCCGAATGCTGATGTCATGACTCGG AATGAATTTGGCGTTTGGGAGATCTTTTTGCCGAATAGTGCTGATGGTTCACCAGCTATTCCCCATGGCTCACGTGTAAAG ATTCGTATGGATACTCCTTCCGGGATCAAAGACTCCATTCCAGCTTGGATCAAATTTGCTGTACAGCCACCTGGTGAAATCCCGTACGATGGGATATATTATGATCCGCCAGATGAG GAGAAGTACGTTTTCAAACATCCTCAGCCCAATAGACCAAAATCACTAAGGATTTATGAGTGCCACATTGGCATGAGTAGTACG GAACCCAAGATTAATACATATGCCAATTTTAGAGATGACGTGCTTCCGAGAATAAAAAAGCTGGGCTACAATGCCGTTCAGATAATGGCTATTCAAGAGCACGCTTATTACGCTAGCTTTGG GTATCATGTGACGAATTTTTTTGCACCGAGTAGCCGTTTTGGTACTCCAGAAGATCTCAAATCGTTGATTGACAAAGCTCATGAGCTCGGTTTAGTTGTTCTTATGGATGTTGTGCACAG CCATGCATCAAACAATACTCTCGATGGGCTGAACATGTTCGACGGCACTGACAGCCACTACTTCCACTCTGGCCCTCGAGGTTACCATTGGATGTGGGATTCTCGCCTTTTTAATTACGGAAACTGGGAA GTGCTCAGGTATCTTCTCTCTAACGCGAGATGGTGGCTAGAAGAATATAAGTTTGATGGCTTTCGATTTGATGGTGTAACTTCAATGATGTACACACATCATGGACTGCAG ATGGCATTTACAGGAAATTACGAGGAGTATTTTGGTTTTGCAAGCGATGTTGATGCTGTCATATACTTGATGCTTGTGAATGACATGATTCACGGATTGTACCCCGAGGCCATAAGCATAGGCGAAGAT GTTAGTGGAATGCCAACTTTTTGCCTCCCTACACGAGATGGCGGTGTCGGGTTTGATTATCGTCTTCATATGGCTATTGCTGATAAGTGGATAGAGCTTCTCCA ATTAAGAGACGAGGATTGGAGAATGGGTGATATTGTTTTCACTCTGACAAACAGAAGGTGGGGTGAAAACTGTGTGTCTTATGCTGAAAGTCATGACCAGGCTCTTGTTGGTGATAAAACAATTGCTTTTTGGTTGATGGACAAG GATATGTATGATTTTATGGCTCTGGATAGACCATCAACTCCACGCATAGATCGTGGAATTGCGCTGCACAAAATGATCAGACTAATTACAATGGCTTTGGGTGGAGAAGGCTATTTGAATTTCATGGGAAATGAATTTGGCCACCCAG AATGGATTGATTTTCCTCGATGCGATCAGCGTCTTCCAACTGGTAAATTTGTAACTGGTAACAATAACAGCTATGATAAATGTCGCCGGCGATTTGATCTG GGAGATGCCGACTACCTAAGATATCATGGACTGCAAGAATTCGATAGGGCAATGCAGCATCTTGAAGGAACGTATGGG TTCATGACTTCAGAACACCAGTACATATCACGTAAAGATGAAGGTGATAGGATCATAGTCTTTGAAAGGGGGAACCTGGTCTTTGTTTTCAATTTCCATTGGTCGAACAGCTACTTTGATTACCGTGTTGGTTGCTTAAAGCCGGGAAAGTATAAG ATTGTGTTGGATTCAGACGATTCTCTGTTTGGCGGATTCAACCGACTCGACCACAGTGCAGAATACTTCACATTT GAAGGACATTATGACAACCGGCCCCGCTCCTTCTTAGTGTACACACCTAGCAGGTCTGCTGTCGTGTACGCGTTGGTTGAAGATGAAGTGAAGCCAGCCGAAATTTAA
- the LOC141600567 gene encoding tyrosine-protein phosphatase RLPH2-like — translation MSDKKPVEEEIEKLVICIGDIHGFYKKLQTLWSNLQSQTNPIQFNNALIIFLGDYCDRGPDTKRVIEFLLQLPVKYPDQTHVFLAGNHDLAFAGFVGVLPEPLNGLGFQAGWEEYAQSEEREGWYNGEGFENMYLQGRRWGGKIKVKFNSVKGVDYQGSIYDAAPTFQSYGVPHGSSELMKAVPDDHKKFLADLVWVHEEDNVAIETAEGRKICKLIAVHGGLQQGKPVNEQLKLLKARDTSISKVECLSGRKTVWDMPEELKASSTIVVSGHHGKLHIDGLRLIIDEGGGYTDRPVAAIILPYMKIVRDTDCEN, via the exons ATGAGTGATAAAAAACCAGTAGAAGAAGAAATTGAAAAACTAGTGATATGCATAGGAGACATCCATGGATTCTACAAAAAGCTCCAAACTTTATGGTCAAATCTTCAATCCCAAACAAACCCAATTCAATTCAACAACGCATTAATCATATTCCTCGGTGATTACTGCGACAGAGGTCCGGATACTAAACGGGTCATCGAGTTCCTTCTCCAATTACCCGTAAAATACCCGGATCAAACCCATGTGTTTTTGGCGGGTAATCATGATCTTGCTTTTGCCGGGTTCGTCGGGGTTTTACCGGAGCCGTTAAACGGGTTAGGGTTTCAGGCCGGGTGGGAGGAGTATGCGCAAAGTGAGGAGAGGGAAGGGTGGTATAATGGTGAAGGGTTTGAGAATATGTATTTGCAAGGGAGGAGATGGGGTGGGAAGATTAAGGTTAAGTTTAATAGTGTTAAGGGTGTTGATTATCAGGGTTCTATTTATGATGCTGCTCCTACTTTTCAATCTTATGGTGTCCCGCATGGCTCTTCTG AATTGATGAAGGCCGTTCCTGATGACCACAAGAAATTTCTTGCTGATTTGGTGTGGGTCCATGAAGAG GACAATGTAGCTATAGAGACAGCAGAGGGCCGGAAAATCTGTAAATTAATAGCAGTTCATGGTGGTCTTCAACAAGGCAAACCCGTAAATGAGCAACTGAAGCTTTTGAAAGCAAGAGATACAAGCATTTCAAAGGTGGAGTGTCTAAGTGGCAGGAAAACCGTCTGGGATATGCCAGAG GAATTGAAAGCAAGCTCAACTATTGTGGTTAGTGGTCACCATGGAAAGCTTCATATTGATGGTCTCAGATTGATAATCGATGAAGGCGGTGGCTACACAGACAGACCGGTCGCTGCCATCATTCTGCCATATATGAAAATTGTCCGGGATACTGACTGCGAAAATTGA